Proteins co-encoded in one Kutzneria chonburiensis genomic window:
- a CDS encoding DHA2 family efflux MFS transporter permease subunit, whose product MPELTRRRQLLVLLICCASMVVVTMDISIVTVALPAIRSDLHASEASLQWTVDAYTLVLAGFLVLAGATADRFGRKRVFQIGLAAFGIGSILCALSPTVGWLIAARAVQAVGGTMLNPVAMAIIATTFPTPAQRAKAIGVFGATAGLSLALGPTLGGALVDGVNWQSVFWINVPIVAVAIVGAALFVPESRAERARRFDPVGQVLMVILLGAVVYATIESARLGWTSPTILSLLAVAVVAMVGLIVYEPRRTDPLLELRLFRSVPFTSALVIALAALCGFGSFLFLTTQYLEEVRGMTAVTAGLSLLPAGAVIVVVSPISGRVVGSRGPLGPLLVSGAALALGGLASLWLTPTTPLVAVLAIYLLFGLSIATSAAPITNTAVSGMPRSMAGVAASIASVGRQTGTTLGVAIAGVTVSSAVGDKGTAFTTAEHGMWWLAIGLGVTIVVLGIVSTSAGARRTAERAAALFEEVDRAGERQVGATR is encoded by the coding sequence GTGCCAGAACTCACCCGACGTCGACAGCTGCTGGTGCTGCTGATCTGCTGCGCCAGCATGGTCGTGGTGACGATGGACATCTCCATCGTCACGGTCGCGCTTCCCGCGATCCGCAGCGACCTGCACGCCAGCGAAGCGAGTCTACAATGGACGGTTGATGCGTACACCCTGGTACTGGCCGGCTTCCTGGTGCTGGCCGGCGCCACCGCGGACCGGTTCGGCCGCAAGCGCGTCTTCCAGATCGGCTTGGCCGCCTTCGGAATCGGCTCGATTCTGTGCGCACTGTCCCCCACCGTCGGCTGGCTGATCGCGGCCAGGGCGGTGCAGGCCGTTGGCGGCACGATGCTCAACCCCGTCGCGATGGCCATCATCGCCACCACGTTCCCCACTCCCGCCCAGCGGGCCAAAGCCATCGGCGTGTTCGGCGCCACGGCGGGCCTTTCCCTGGCGCTGGGGCCGACCCTCGGTGGCGCGCTGGTCGACGGCGTCAACTGGCAGTCGGTGTTCTGGATCAACGTGCCGATCGTGGCCGTCGCGATCGTGGGCGCCGCGCTGTTCGTGCCGGAATCCCGCGCCGAGCGCGCCCGCCGGTTCGACCCGGTCGGCCAGGTCCTGATGGTCATCCTGCTGGGTGCGGTGGTCTACGCGACCATTGAGTCCGCCCGGCTCGGGTGGACGTCGCCGACCATCCTCAGCCTGCTCGCCGTGGCGGTGGTGGCGATGGTGGGCCTGATCGTGTACGAGCCCCGCCGCACCGATCCGTTGCTGGAGCTACGTCTTTTCCGCAGTGTGCCGTTCACGTCGGCGCTGGTGATCGCCCTGGCGGCGCTGTGCGGATTCGGCTCGTTCCTGTTCCTGACGACGCAGTACCTCGAAGAGGTCCGAGGCATGACCGCGGTCACGGCCGGGTTGAGCCTGCTCCCGGCGGGCGCCGTGATCGTCGTGGTGTCCCCGATCTCGGGCCGCGTGGTCGGATCGCGTGGCCCGCTTGGACCGCTGCTCGTCTCGGGCGCCGCACTGGCGCTCGGTGGCCTGGCGTCGCTGTGGCTGACCCCGACCACCCCGTTGGTGGCCGTGCTCGCGATCTACCTGCTGTTCGGCCTGTCGATCGCGACGAGCGCGGCGCCGATCACCAATACCGCGGTATCCGGAATGCCGCGTTCGATGGCCGGCGTGGCCGCGTCGATCGCGTCGGTCGGCCGGCAGACCGGGACCACGCTGGGGGTCGCGATCGCCGGCGTGACGGTCAGTTCCGCGGTGGGGGACAAGGGAACCGCGTTCACGACGGCCGAGCACGGCATGTGGTGGCTGGCCATCGGACTCGGGGTGACCATCGTCGTGTTGGGCATCGTGAGCACCAGCGCGGGCGCCCGCCGTACCGCCGAGCGCGCGGCGGCGTTGTTCGAAGAAGTGGACCGGGCGGGAGAGCGGCAGGTGGGGGCCACCCGTTGA
- a CDS encoding YciI family protein produces MSWYLVRTRYDHEKIDPVHEEHIAYMEKLVSDGVLAVAGPMVDGSGGIAIMSAETEDAVWDALNADPFHQADPSAERSVGAYKPNLGFWLSEDAS; encoded by the coding sequence ATGTCCTGGTATCTCGTACGGACCCGCTACGACCACGAGAAGATCGACCCGGTGCATGAGGAACACATTGCCTACATGGAAAAACTGGTGAGCGACGGTGTCCTCGCCGTGGCCGGTCCGATGGTCGACGGCAGTGGCGGTATCGCCATCATGAGCGCGGAGACCGAGGACGCGGTGTGGGATGCGCTCAATGCCGACCCTTTTCATCAGGCGGATCCTTCGGCCGAGCGGTCGGTCGGCGCGTACAAGCCCAACCTGGGCTTCTGGCTTTCCGAGGATGCGTCGTGA
- a CDS encoding acyl carrier protein gives MVDITLEDLVEIMRKCAGEDENLIANDAVATTDFDELGYDSLALMAASAEVEKSYGVAVDEGELAEIRNLASFVELVNKKLALRAPAS, from the coding sequence ATGGTCGACATCACTCTGGAGGATCTGGTCGAGATCATGCGAAAGTGCGCTGGTGAGGATGAGAATCTGATCGCCAACGACGCTGTCGCCACTACCGATTTCGACGAGCTGGGATACGACTCACTGGCTCTCATGGCCGCATCCGCCGAGGTTGAGAAGAGCTACGGCGTCGCCGTGGACGAGGGCGAACTGGCCGAGATCCGGAACCTGGCGTCGTTCGTCGAGCTCGTCAACAAAAAACTGGCGTTGCGCGCACCAGCCTCGTAG
- a CDS encoding ketoacyl-ACP synthase III family protein, producing MDNSDLWIAGCASWLPPAVTAEEAAADGRCDRALLKLTGMISVCVTDRDSAPEMAVRAGRSALARSGIGPDDIDLVLHANAFYQGHDLWAPASYVQRNVVGGSCPAMEVRQASNGGMAAIELAGAYLSADSARHSALLTTGDRFCLPGFDRWRSDTGTVYADGGTALVLSRKRGFARVRSLVTRSAPELEQLHRGDDPFARLPHDHRTTVDLDACRRAFLAKNSSSYLVARISAVQEQTVKEALARAGVSMDDIARFVLPHFGLRRLEVGYFRKFDLDPNATTWPWARKVGHLGAGDQFAGFEHLVATGAVRPGDLCCLMSVGAGFSWSAAVVEVVHTPDWSRS from the coding sequence GTGGACAACTCGGACCTCTGGATCGCGGGATGTGCCAGCTGGCTGCCGCCGGCCGTCACCGCGGAAGAAGCCGCGGCCGACGGCCGGTGTGACCGGGCACTGCTGAAACTGACCGGGATGATCTCGGTGTGCGTCACGGACCGGGATTCGGCGCCGGAAATGGCCGTTCGCGCTGGCCGTTCCGCGCTGGCTCGTTCCGGGATCGGTCCGGACGACATCGATCTCGTCCTGCATGCGAACGCCTTCTATCAAGGTCACGACCTGTGGGCTCCTGCCTCGTATGTTCAGCGGAATGTCGTCGGCGGCAGCTGTCCGGCCATGGAAGTACGACAGGCGTCCAATGGCGGTATGGCGGCGATCGAGCTGGCCGGAGCGTATCTGTCAGCCGATTCCGCCAGGCACAGTGCCCTCCTGACAACGGGTGACCGATTCTGCCTACCGGGATTCGATCGTTGGCGGAGTGACACCGGCACCGTCTACGCCGATGGCGGAACGGCGTTGGTCCTGTCCCGGAAGCGGGGCTTCGCGCGCGTCAGGAGCTTGGTCACCCGCTCCGCGCCGGAGCTGGAACAACTGCACCGGGGCGACGACCCGTTTGCCCGCCTGCCCCACGACCATCGGACCACGGTGGATCTCGACGCGTGCCGGCGGGCGTTCCTGGCCAAGAACAGTTCGTCCTACCTGGTGGCGAGAATCAGTGCGGTGCAGGAACAAACCGTCAAGGAAGCGCTGGCCCGCGCGGGCGTCAGCATGGACGACATAGCTCGCTTCGTTCTTCCGCACTTCGGGCTTCGTCGCCTCGAAGTGGGGTACTTCCGGAAGTTCGATCTGGATCCGAACGCCACGACCTGGCCATGGGCGAGGAAGGTCGGTCACCTTGGCGCCGGCGACCAGTTCGCCGGGTTCGAGCACCTCGTTGCCACCGGGGCGGTCCGCCCCGGCGACCTGTGTTGCCTCATGAGCGTCGGGGCGGGGTTCAGCTGGTCCGCCGCGGTCGTGGAGGTGGTTCACACGCCTGATTGGAGTCGGTCATGA
- a CDS encoding acyltransferase domain-containing protein, producing MTEARSACPRLVLLLPGQGSQYPRMAAGLYASEPVFAAALDEVFDAMGAEGVRIRADWLSDRPVVSTDHVTRAQPLLFAVDYAVGRLVWSWAGQPGALLGHSAGEVVAATLAGVFSLADATRLMLDRVERLAGAPPGGMLAVAASPDELAPFLDDEVAIAAINAPRNTILSGFDRPLARVVTALRAQGYWCQPVPAQTAFHSPLLGEFSLGAADFVNSVPVEAPTMPICSGYTADFLDMGELRDGKFWAEQPARPVLFWAALNRLLAQGEYVLVEAGPGRLLSGIARRHPAVRAGRHATHAVLPDRPGHPDADRAAAVQARNWLAAQLSGD from the coding sequence ATGACCGAAGCGCGTTCTGCCTGTCCTCGGCTGGTACTTCTCCTGCCGGGCCAGGGATCCCAGTATCCGCGAATGGCGGCCGGGCTCTACGCGAGCGAACCGGTTTTCGCCGCGGCACTGGACGAGGTGTTCGACGCGATGGGAGCCGAAGGGGTTCGCATCCGGGCCGACTGGCTCAGCGATCGACCAGTGGTGTCGACGGACCACGTCACCCGCGCGCAGCCGCTGTTGTTCGCGGTGGACTACGCCGTCGGGCGGTTGGTGTGGAGTTGGGCGGGGCAGCCTGGCGCGCTTCTCGGACACAGTGCGGGCGAGGTGGTGGCCGCGACCCTGGCCGGGGTTTTCTCGCTGGCCGACGCCACCCGCCTGATGCTGGACCGGGTGGAGAGGCTGGCCGGCGCACCGCCGGGCGGGATGCTGGCGGTTGCCGCGAGTCCGGACGAGCTGGCGCCGTTCCTCGACGACGAGGTCGCGATCGCCGCGATCAACGCCCCCCGAAACACCATTCTCTCCGGTTTCGACCGTCCCCTGGCGCGAGTGGTGACCGCGTTGCGTGCGCAGGGCTACTGGTGTCAGCCCGTACCGGCGCAGACGGCGTTCCACAGCCCCCTGCTGGGTGAGTTCAGCCTGGGAGCGGCGGACTTCGTCAACTCCGTTCCGGTCGAGGCGCCGACCATGCCGATCTGTTCTGGCTACACCGCGGATTTCTTGGACATGGGCGAGCTGCGGGACGGCAAGTTCTGGGCTGAGCAGCCGGCCAGGCCGGTGTTGTTCTGGGCGGCGCTCAACCGGCTGCTGGCACAAGGTGAGTATGTGTTGGTTGAGGCCGGGCCAGGCCGGCTCCTGTCCGGCATCGCGCGGCGTCACCCAGCAGTACGCGCAGGTCGTCACGCGACGCACGCCGTGCTGCCGGATCGGCCCGGTCATCCGGATGCCGATCGCGCCGCCGCGGTGCAGGCCCGGAACTGGCTGGCCGCTCAGCTGTCCGGGGACTGA
- a CDS encoding MerR family transcriptional regulator — protein sequence MLEVSSSADLTDADTGLTIAEAARRTGVTAHTLRYYERAGLVVTTVDRTASGRRRYHQRDLTWIVVCTKLRATGMSIQSIRRYAELVSAGHGNEQERLALLEEHRATVLAQLAQLRGNLELIDHKIDVYRGRLEAGDADQLWAPSHAR from the coding sequence ATGCTCGAAGTCAGCTCGTCAGCCGACTTGACCGATGCCGATACGGGCCTCACCATCGCCGAAGCGGCGCGCCGAACCGGGGTGACCGCCCACACGCTGCGCTACTACGAACGCGCCGGCCTGGTGGTCACCACCGTGGATCGGACGGCGAGCGGCCGGCGCCGCTATCACCAGCGCGACCTGACCTGGATCGTGGTCTGCACGAAGCTCCGGGCCACCGGCATGTCCATCCAGAGCATCCGGCGCTATGCCGAACTCGTGTCCGCCGGGCACGGCAACGAGCAGGAGCGGCTGGCGCTGCTGGAAGAACACCGGGCCACCGTCCTGGCCCAGCTGGCGCAGCTGCGAGGCAACCTCGAGCTGATCGACCACAAGATCGACGTCTACCGCGGCAGGCTCGAAGCGGGCGACGCCGACCAGCTGTGGGCGCCATCGCACGCCCGGTGA
- a CDS encoding lanthionine synthetase LanC family protein, with protein MVQPRHYTEELDRNHYPDGDFNVGLAHGISGPLALLAIAHDRGYRAEGMEPAMRRIVDWLLCGRFADEHGPLWPHRIGIADQLAGRVEPGPTRAAWCYGTAGVAHALNLAGRALDHAEAMSVAGSALEGVFKRPWRRANLNDTALCHGMAGLLQIVRHSTNADGLVQKIVEGGTPAGKAGLLEGAAGVGLALASYAGICAEWDSVLLLS; from the coding sequence GTGGTGCAGCCCCGGCACTACACCGAGGAACTCGACCGGAACCACTACCCGGACGGGGATTTCAATGTCGGGCTGGCCCACGGCATCTCCGGCCCGCTGGCCCTGCTGGCGATCGCCCACGACCGCGGATATCGCGCGGAAGGCATGGAGCCGGCCATGCGCCGCATCGTCGATTGGTTGCTGTGCGGGCGTTTCGCCGACGAACACGGGCCGCTGTGGCCGCACCGGATCGGCATCGCCGACCAGCTGGCCGGCCGAGTCGAGCCCGGTCCGACGCGAGCCGCTTGGTGCTATGGCACGGCCGGCGTGGCACACGCGCTGAACCTGGCCGGGCGCGCGCTCGACCACGCCGAAGCGATGTCCGTGGCCGGCAGCGCACTGGAGGGCGTCTTCAAGCGCCCCTGGCGCCGGGCCAACCTGAACGACACGGCGCTGTGCCACGGGATGGCCGGTCTGCTCCAGATCGTGCGCCACAGCACGAACGCCGACGGGCTCGTGCAGAAGATCGTCGAAGGTGGAACACCGGCCGGCAAGGCCGGGCTGTTGGAAGGTGCGGCCGGTGTTGGCCTCGCGTTGGCGTCCTATGCCGGAATCTGCGCCGAGTGGGACTCGGTTCTGCTCCTGTCGTGA
- a CDS encoding lantibiotic dehydratase, with protein MDVEGAVPTEVGREAERAADVLRRLGTTVAPPWHTAYHTRFLERYGTGQVVPVLDLLNPDRGLGLPRDDDSAEARPRRGDRLLGELLVSAVRDRRAEVVLDAALIEALANGAPEPPASMELCVELLTRDWDSLNANDFLLAIGEYPGLSAVGTSVGRFAHLFPEHREELHRLVRTGVPTERAAQLAFRTRVPRSANVTSVPQWLPRRIPIGCGPATTPATDLALADLAVGATTERLFLLDASGTPVAPVSYSALNPRSGHVPPTARFLLELGELDTPRCRPWNWGTFSGAPYAPRVRSGRTILAPARWLPERHLLDGDRWENDLREWRDRWDVPAVVRLAMMDHRIEVDLEDPVHREVFRDELRKTPGLQVQEAFAGTHACEVLIPLYGPPRRDRRPKGFARPRCDVVHLPGGEWLYAKLYASDAAQRQILADHLDFSDVDTWFFVRYEDPEPHLRLRFHGRPAELNVRLLPRLNTWAAELRAAGLTSGLTVDTYRPEIERYGAMAEAEAVFHADSQVAIALLRRSVEMTTAAHSVLDLLLAFRQPDELLHVLDTLTGVEERRAVARKDADALAERLEEDEPSFVARRQAVDVYLRALRSAPIHVGLSLAHMHCNRLFGPDRAKESAVYALLRSGLARSLGRKRHGT; from the coding sequence ATGGACGTCGAGGGCGCGGTGCCGACGGAAGTGGGACGAGAGGCCGAACGCGCGGCGGATGTGTTGCGGCGACTGGGAACCACTGTCGCGCCACCGTGGCATACCGCCTACCACACCCGGTTCCTCGAACGGTACGGCACTGGGCAGGTGGTGCCGGTCCTCGATCTGCTCAACCCGGATCGTGGCCTCGGACTGCCGCGCGACGATGACAGCGCCGAGGCCAGGCCCCGGCGTGGGGACCGGCTGCTCGGCGAGCTCCTGGTGAGCGCGGTTCGGGACCGGCGCGCGGAGGTTGTTCTGGACGCCGCGCTGATCGAGGCACTCGCCAACGGCGCGCCCGAGCCGCCGGCCTCCATGGAGCTCTGCGTCGAGCTGCTGACCCGGGACTGGGACAGCTTGAACGCCAACGACTTCCTCCTCGCCATCGGCGAGTACCCGGGGCTGTCGGCGGTGGGGACCAGCGTGGGCCGGTTCGCGCACCTGTTTCCCGAGCACCGAGAGGAATTGCACCGGCTCGTCCGCACGGGCGTGCCCACGGAACGAGCGGCTCAGCTGGCTTTCCGAACCCGGGTGCCGCGGTCGGCGAATGTCACCTCGGTCCCGCAGTGGCTACCACGTCGCATCCCGATCGGCTGCGGGCCGGCGACCACCCCGGCCACCGACCTGGCCCTGGCCGATCTCGCGGTGGGGGCCACTACCGAACGTCTCTTCCTCCTGGACGCGAGCGGGACTCCGGTGGCGCCGGTTTCCTATTCGGCGCTGAACCCGCGCAGCGGGCACGTCCCGCCGACCGCGCGGTTCCTGCTCGAACTGGGCGAACTGGACACACCACGATGCCGTCCGTGGAACTGGGGCACTTTCTCCGGCGCCCCGTACGCGCCGCGTGTCCGGTCCGGCCGGACGATCCTGGCACCGGCTCGCTGGCTGCCGGAACGGCACCTGCTCGACGGTGATCGCTGGGAGAACGACCTGCGGGAGTGGCGCGACCGGTGGGATGTCCCGGCGGTCGTGCGCCTCGCGATGATGGATCACCGCATCGAGGTGGACCTGGAGGATCCCGTGCACCGTGAGGTGTTCCGCGACGAACTCCGCAAGACGCCGGGCCTTCAGGTGCAGGAGGCGTTCGCCGGGACGCACGCCTGCGAGGTGCTGATCCCACTGTACGGCCCACCGCGGCGGGACCGGCGCCCGAAGGGGTTCGCCCGGCCACGGTGCGATGTCGTCCACCTCCCCGGTGGCGAGTGGTTGTACGCCAAGCTGTACGCCAGCGACGCCGCACAGCGGCAGATCCTGGCCGACCACCTGGACTTCTCCGATGTGGACACCTGGTTCTTCGTCCGCTACGAAGACCCCGAACCCCATCTGCGCCTGCGTTTCCACGGTCGGCCGGCGGAGCTGAACGTGAGGCTTCTGCCGCGTCTGAACACCTGGGCGGCCGAGTTGCGGGCCGCCGGGCTGACCTCCGGTCTCACCGTGGACACCTATCGGCCGGAGATCGAGCGGTACGGCGCGATGGCCGAGGCTGAGGCGGTTTTCCATGCCGACAGCCAGGTCGCCATCGCCCTCCTGCGCAGGTCCGTGGAGATGACCACGGCCGCGCACAGCGTGCTCGACCTGCTCCTTGCCTTCAGGCAGCCGGACGAGCTTCTCCACGTGCTGGACACCCTGACCGGCGTGGAAGAACGGCGAGCGGTCGCACGCAAGGATGCCGATGCGCTGGCCGAGCGCCTGGAGGAGGACGAGCCCTCCTTCGTCGCGCGACGGCAGGCCGTCGACGTGTACCTGCGGGCGCTTCGATCGGCTCCGATTCACGTCGGCCTCAGTCTGGCCCACATGCACTGCAACCGGCTGTTCGGACCCGACCGCGCCAAGGAGAGCGCAGTGTACGCGCTGCTCCGGTCCGGTCTGGCGCGCAGTCTCGGCCGGAAGCGACACGGCACATGA
- a CDS encoding FDLD family class I lanthipeptide has translation MPTQNALVEDFDLDLQIEESSLTSELPVRSATVATATPTCPITHCEC, from the coding sequence ATGCCAACACAGAACGCGCTCGTCGAGGATTTCGATCTGGATCTGCAGATCGAGGAGTCCTCTCTCACCTCGGAGCTGCCGGTCAGGTCGGCCACCGTGGCGACGGCCACCCCGACCTGCCCGATCACTCACTGCGAGTGCTGA
- a CDS encoding Nramp family divalent metal transporter, producing MGITPEMAAEKKIPHAAAPIASVTARGRIRGTLAMLGPAFVAAVAYVDPGNYSTNITAGAEFGYHLVWVVLLANLMAMPVQFLSAKVGIVTGRSLPELCAGRYSLPVRWVLWSQAEAVAMATDLAEFLGAALGLNLLFGVPMLPAGAITGVVAFIVLGLQARGHRPFERAVAAMLLIVACGFAYELLCVGPSPASTVTGLLPVLPSGGAVFVAVGIIGATVMPHVIYVHSGLTSRRVDADGPEQRRQALRSVRWDVVIALGLAGIINLTMLTVAAKLFDGTGNAGVVTIADAHGRLGQVAGGGATLAFSVALLASGVSSSSVGTLAGQIVMAGFVRMRVRLVVRRTVTMLPSLLVLAAGLNTTDVLNVSQVALSFGIPFALIPLIAISRDPRVMGAFANRRWVTATMVGIAVTIISLNAALLTLQFFD from the coding sequence ATGGGTATCACGCCGGAAATGGCTGCGGAAAAGAAAATCCCGCACGCCGCCGCCCCGATCGCCTCGGTAACCGCACGGGGTCGGATTCGTGGGACGCTGGCGATGCTCGGGCCGGCGTTCGTGGCCGCTGTCGCGTACGTCGATCCGGGAAACTACTCGACCAACATCACCGCCGGCGCCGAGTTCGGCTACCACCTGGTGTGGGTGGTCCTGCTGGCGAACCTGATGGCGATGCCGGTGCAGTTCTTGTCGGCGAAGGTGGGCATCGTCACCGGCCGGTCGCTGCCCGAGTTGTGTGCGGGCCGCTATTCCCTGCCGGTGCGCTGGGTGCTGTGGTCGCAGGCCGAAGCTGTCGCGATGGCCACCGATCTGGCCGAGTTCCTCGGAGCCGCCCTCGGGTTGAATCTGCTGTTCGGCGTGCCCATGCTGCCCGCGGGTGCGATCACCGGTGTGGTCGCCTTCATCGTCCTCGGCCTCCAGGCGCGCGGGCACCGGCCGTTCGAGCGGGCCGTCGCGGCAATGTTGCTGATCGTGGCCTGTGGATTCGCGTACGAACTGCTGTGTGTCGGTCCGAGCCCGGCCTCGACGGTCACGGGCTTGCTGCCCGTCCTGCCGTCGGGTGGCGCGGTGTTCGTGGCCGTGGGCATCATCGGTGCGACCGTCATGCCACACGTGATCTACGTGCACTCCGGGCTGACCAGCCGGCGGGTCGATGCCGATGGCCCCGAGCAACGCCGTCAGGCACTGCGCTCGGTGCGTTGGGATGTGGTCATCGCGCTGGGGTTGGCCGGGATCATCAACCTGACGATGCTCACGGTCGCCGCGAAGCTGTTCGACGGCACGGGAAACGCCGGTGTGGTGACGATCGCGGACGCGCACGGCCGACTCGGTCAGGTGGCGGGCGGAGGGGCCACGTTGGCCTTCTCGGTCGCGTTGTTGGCCTCGGGCGTGTCGTCATCGTCGGTCGGGACGCTCGCCGGGCAGATCGTCATGGCCGGTTTCGTGCGGATGCGGGTTCGGCTCGTGGTACGCCGTACGGTCACCATGCTGCCGTCGCTCCTGGTGCTGGCGGCCGGCCTGAACACAACGGACGTGCTCAACGTCAGCCAGGTCGCACTGAGCTTCGGTATTCCGTTCGCGCTCATACCCCTGATCGCGATCAGCCGCGATCCGCGGGTGATGGGCGCCTTCGCGAACCGTCGCTGGGTCACCGCAACCATGGTGGGCATCGCGGTGACGATCATTTCGCTCAACGCGGCATTGCTGACACTGCAGTTCTTCGATTGA
- a CDS encoding tachylectin-related carbohydrate-binding protein: MSAILPAGYSHADSTATCTGPTQIFAALPDGSTRLYTHPDPVNGSAGFSNPTVVGGPNGGTLMGGPSGDVYNIQHNGEFRRYHWNGTGWDNPYQVIAQGWGGWDLPAYHNRITVDPLGNIYSVGEDNNLHVNHYDAAAGKLVEHVIDTNWGNYNLIIAGGPGVLYARDPNVNGGELYRYQYDANSQRWLQRKRDLGIGWNIYSGIFSAGGDTLYGHTNDPRGELYWYHFNNDTGLWAGRNYIGFGWDPSWLVTSISNTCSSTMTLPPKPPVTLTGAVAATLLPNTNGRLEYYYVGKDGSVVTVDQSDVADGSTAQFGVLATSGTFTGRIAAALNDNGGAQVLALGTDSEIRGAVQPAIAGNWSTLSPAGGYFPVEPAIVRKPDNTLVAFGLDAQGGLWYRPQLAKNGDLTSWQSLGSTGMKNTLTAVAQGSTIRLFTLNANNRLSTATVTGTTLSSWTELTGLASGVSGSAVPSVVIRADGTAQVFALDSSDMSVRTIKQNTDLSWPTTWTTIPGLTAAGAPSALATNTGTVEVVVKGNDGLVYNTGQLAPANPAFRSWTVVDPMNNAGSDPSAAQLSTGVWAIVFRDTEDRVYLYHTVPSGSLAARAAADSPSPTFVGGLLPVQRH, encoded by the coding sequence ATGTCAGCAATCCTTCCGGCCGGGTATTCGCACGCGGATTCGACAGCGACATGCACCGGGCCGACGCAGATTTTCGCCGCACTTCCGGACGGCTCCACCCGCCTTTACACCCACCCGGACCCGGTCAACGGTTCCGCGGGATTCAGCAACCCGACCGTGGTCGGCGGCCCCAACGGCGGCACGCTGATGGGCGGCCCGAGCGGCGACGTCTACAACATCCAGCACAACGGCGAGTTCCGCCGATACCACTGGAACGGCACCGGCTGGGACAACCCCTACCAGGTGATCGCGCAGGGATGGGGCGGCTGGGACCTTCCCGCCTACCACAACCGCATCACCGTCGATCCCCTTGGCAACATCTACTCCGTCGGCGAGGACAACAACCTCCACGTCAACCACTACGACGCGGCCGCCGGCAAGCTCGTCGAGCACGTGATCGACACCAACTGGGGCAACTACAACCTCATCATCGCCGGCGGACCCGGCGTCCTCTACGCCCGCGACCCCAACGTCAACGGCGGCGAGCTCTACCGCTACCAATACGACGCCAACTCACAACGCTGGCTGCAACGCAAACGCGACCTCGGCATCGGCTGGAACATCTACAGCGGCATCTTCTCCGCCGGCGGCGACACCCTGTACGGACACACCAACGACCCGCGCGGCGAACTGTACTGGTACCACTTCAACAACGACACCGGCCTCTGGGCCGGCCGCAACTACATCGGCTTCGGCTGGGACCCGAGCTGGCTGGTCACCTCGATCTCCAACACGTGCTCCAGCACCATGACGCTGCCGCCCAAGCCGCCCGTCACGCTGACCGGCGCGGTCGCGGCCACATTGCTGCCCAACACAAACGGCCGCCTCGAGTACTACTACGTCGGTAAGGACGGCTCCGTCGTCACAGTCGACCAGAGCGACGTCGCCGACGGCAGTACCGCTCAGTTCGGCGTGCTGGCCACCTCGGGCACCTTCACCGGACGGATTGCGGCCGCCCTCAACGACAACGGCGGCGCGCAGGTCCTCGCGCTCGGCACCGACAGCGAGATCCGCGGCGCAGTACAGCCCGCCATCGCCGGCAACTGGTCGACGCTATCCCCGGCCGGCGGCTACTTCCCGGTCGAGCCGGCGATCGTGCGCAAGCCCGACAACACACTGGTCGCGTTCGGCCTCGATGCCCAGGGCGGCCTCTGGTACCGACCGCAGCTCGCCAAGAACGGCGACCTCACCTCGTGGCAGAGTCTGGGTAGCACGGGCATGAAGAACACGCTCACCGCCGTCGCCCAGGGCAGCACGATCCGACTGTTCACCCTGAACGCCAACAACCGGCTCAGCACGGCCACCGTCACCGGTACCACGCTGAGCTCATGGACCGAGCTGACCGGCCTCGCCTCCGGTGTGTCGGGCTCGGCCGTCCCGTCCGTGGTGATCCGCGCCGACGGCACCGCCCAGGTGTTCGCGCTCGACTCCAGCGACATGAGCGTGCGGACCATCAAACAGAACACCGACCTCAGCTGGCCCACCACCTGGACGACCATCCCCGGTCTCACTGCCGCCGGCGCCCCCTCGGCATTGGCCACCAACACCGGCACCGTAGAGGTGGTCGTCAAGGGCAACGACGGCCTCGTCTACAACACCGGCCAACTCGCCCCGGCCAACCCCGCCTTCCGCTCCTGGACGGTCGTCGACCCGATGAACAACGCAGGGTCCGACCCGTCGGCCGCTCAGCTCAGCACCGGGGTCTGGGCGATCGTCTTCCGCGACACCGAAGACCGCGTGTACCTGTACCACACCGTCCCATCCGGCTCCCTCGCCGCCAGAGCAGCCGCGGACTCACCCTCTCCGACATTCGTGGGCGGACTGCTGCCGGTACAGAGGCACTGA